One window of the Devosia sp. 2618 genome contains the following:
- a CDS encoding methyl-accepting chemotaxis protein, producing the protein MPNLRLALIVTGLWLSAIALSGGLLTFFGPGLPTMAGIAGVLIVALGAALIVSIRQDWHNSRMLASVALAAGLADRAGEPLDIASIVARMGKRLERAHHFKAAIAAMHQPALVVDDKGLILAASAGVGALAKEAAEGASLDTLFGEGYLQAGGGAPEEAMVMFGNGRFTVKRHTLAVGRYMLELVPAGSYIEDDDLDAFASALAGGQTGFRFEANVAATNPALAALNAGLTALDTELHQLEGVVAGTCELPDALHGPLGSLAIRLDDFTRAITDQLDEERNLRTALEDRLASVARLIDGFEQRAAHYGSLTSDSRDDAGATSKALADGGGRLKQARVIGRQAQDLVGEVDMAVRRAQVLVGELDKMTTEVDKMVQAIEDVSFRTNLLALNAAVEAARAGDRGAGFAVVADEVRQLAQITNRSAKDIRAVVQRGRAHSETGVIETNSLHGMIAGLEEHLRNLSTENDTIASTLDEGEVALRRLTGRMASFGEATTTTADTTPRRASA; encoded by the coding sequence ATGCCCAATCTGCGCCTAGCGCTGATCGTTACTGGTTTATGGCTCAGCGCCATTGCGCTGAGTGGCGGCTTGCTGACTTTTTTCGGACCTGGTTTGCCAACAATGGCGGGTATTGCCGGGGTTCTGATCGTGGCGCTGGGCGCTGCACTTATCGTCTCGATCCGGCAGGATTGGCACAATAGCCGGATGCTGGCCTCGGTCGCGCTGGCGGCTGGTCTGGCCGACCGCGCCGGCGAACCCCTCGATATTGCCAGCATTGTCGCGCGCATGGGCAAGCGGCTTGAACGCGCCCATCACTTCAAGGCAGCCATTGCGGCGATGCATCAGCCTGCGCTCGTCGTCGACGACAAGGGTCTGATCCTGGCGGCTAGCGCCGGTGTTGGCGCGCTGGCCAAGGAAGCCGCCGAAGGCGCATCGCTCGATACGCTGTTTGGCGAAGGCTATCTGCAGGCTGGCGGCGGCGCGCCTGAAGAAGCGATGGTGATGTTCGGCAATGGCCGCTTCACCGTCAAGCGCCACACCCTGGCCGTCGGGCGCTACATGCTCGAACTGGTGCCGGCCGGCAGCTATATCGAGGACGATGATCTCGACGCTTTCGCCAGCGCTTTGGCTGGCGGCCAGACCGGTTTCCGCTTTGAAGCCAATGTGGCTGCAACCAATCCCGCTCTGGCGGCGCTGAATGCAGGCCTCACCGCGCTCGATACCGAACTGCATCAGCTTGAAGGCGTCGTTGCCGGCACCTGTGAATTGCCCGACGCGCTGCATGGCCCGCTGGGCTCGCTTGCTATCCGCCTCGATGATTTTACCCGCGCCATCACCGACCAGCTTGATGAAGAACGCAATCTGCGCACCGCGCTCGAGGATCGTCTCGCCAGCGTAGCGCGGTTGATTGACGGGTTTGAGCAACGCGCGGCCCATTACGGCTCGCTGACGTCTGACTCGCGCGATGATGCGGGCGCAACGAGCAAGGCTTTGGCCGATGGCGGGGGACGTCTGAAGCAGGCCCGCGTGATCGGTCGTCAGGCGCAGGATCTGGTCGGCGAGGTCGATATGGCCGTGCGCCGCGCGCAGGTGCTGGTGGGCGAACTCGACAAGATGACCACCGAGGTCGACAAGATGGTGCAGGCCATCGAAGACGTTTCCTTCCGCACCAACCTTCTGGCGCTCAACGCTGCGGTGGAAGCCGCTCGGGCTGGGGATCGTGGCGCCGGCTTTGCCGTGGTGGCAGATGAAGTGCGCCAATTGGCCCAGATCACCAACCGTTCGGCCAAGGACATTCGCGCGGTGGTGCAGCGCGGTCGCGCTCACTCGGAAACCGGCGTCATCGAGACCAATTCGCTGCATGGCATGATTGCCGGGCTGGAAGAGCATTTACGCAATCTCAGCACTGAGAACGATACGATTGCCTCGACGCTTGACGAGGGCGAAGTGGCGCTGCGGCGTCTGACCGGACGCATGGCCTCGTTTGGCGAAGCGACAACGACAACCGCCGATACAACACCGCGGCGAGCAAGCGCCTAA
- a CDS encoding methyl-accepting chemotaxis protein produces MGMFGRTNNDDRAKVEAIMRSQAVIEFKLDGTIITANENFLGTLGYELSEIAGQHHRMFVDPAYVQSDEYKQFWDDLAAGKFQAAAYRRIAKGGREVWIQATYNPVFDKAGKVVKVIKFATDITAQKNHAADHEAQIAAISRVQAVIEFDLDGTVRDANENFLATVGYRFDEIAGKHHSMFCEPAYAASADYAAFWARLRNGEYVAAEFHRLGKGGREVWIQASYNPILDAQGKPVKVVKFATDITERKRAEGIISHLTNSLALMAEGDLSGRIETEFTGQYEQLRVAFNQSLSRLLDIVTSLQKTSRSLKTATGEILAGANDLSERTTKQAATIEETSAAVEQLSVAVQENAVRAATASQKAQTVSTSATEGGTVMTEANAAMVAIEASSGKISNIIGLIDDIAFQTNLLALNASVEAARAGDAGKGFAVVAVEVRRLAQSAAQASSDVKVLIEASAKEVNNGSRLVGQASEKLLAILAGAQESSVLIDSIAQANREQSSALEEVTVAVRLMDEMTQHNAALVEETNAAIEQTESQASELDGIVDIFRIEVGAAEVAPAFAPRRRTMPIPTRTLGNTAISPDWSEF; encoded by the coding sequence ATGGGTATGTTCGGACGGACCAATAATGATGACAGGGCCAAGGTCGAGGCCATCATGCGAAGCCAGGCGGTGATCGAGTTCAAGCTCGATGGTACGATCATCACGGCCAACGAGAATTTCCTTGGCACGCTCGGCTATGAGCTCAGCGAAATCGCAGGCCAGCACCACAGGATGTTCGTCGATCCGGCCTATGTGCAGTCGGACGAGTACAAGCAGTTCTGGGATGATCTTGCGGCGGGTAAGTTCCAGGCCGCAGCCTATCGGCGCATCGCCAAGGGCGGACGCGAAGTCTGGATCCAAGCCACCTACAATCCCGTGTTCGACAAAGCAGGAAAGGTGGTCAAGGTCATCAAATTTGCCACCGACATCACCGCGCAGAAAAACCATGCTGCCGATCACGAGGCCCAGATCGCGGCGATTTCGCGCGTGCAGGCCGTCATCGAGTTCGACCTCGATGGCACGGTGCGCGACGCCAACGAGAATTTCCTTGCTACAGTCGGCTATCGGTTCGACGAGATTGCCGGCAAGCACCACAGCATGTTCTGCGAACCGGCCTATGCCGCCAGCGCCGACTACGCGGCGTTCTGGGCCCGACTGCGCAATGGCGAATATGTCGCCGCTGAATTCCACCGCTTGGGTAAGGGTGGTCGCGAAGTCTGGATTCAGGCTTCCTACAACCCGATCCTTGATGCGCAGGGCAAGCCGGTCAAGGTCGTCAAATTCGCCACCGACATTACCGAGCGCAAGCGCGCCGAAGGCATTATCAGCCACCTGACTAATAGTCTGGCGCTGATGGCGGAAGGCGATCTGAGCGGCCGCATCGAGACCGAATTTACCGGGCAATACGAGCAGTTGCGCGTGGCATTCAACCAGTCGCTGAGCCGCCTGCTCGATATCGTCACAAGCCTCCAAAAGACCTCGCGCTCGCTCAAGACTGCAACCGGCGAAATCCTTGCTGGCGCCAATGACCTTTCCGAGCGCACCACAAAGCAGGCGGCGACCATCGAGGAAACCTCGGCAGCGGTCGAACAGCTTTCGGTCGCCGTGCAGGAGAACGCCGTGCGGGCGGCGACGGCCAGCCAGAAGGCGCAGACCGTCAGCACCAGCGCCACCGAAGGCGGCACGGTGATGACCGAGGCCAATGCGGCCATGGTCGCCATCGAGGCCAGCTCGGGCAAGATTTCCAACATCATCGGGCTGATCGACGACATCGCCTTCCAGACCAATCTTCTGGCGCTCAACGCGTCGGTCGAAGCCGCGCGGGCCGGCGATGCGGGCAAGGGCTTTGCCGTGGTGGCGGTGGAAGTCCGCCGTCTGGCGCAGTCGGCAGCTCAGGCCTCGAGCGACGTGAAGGTGTTGATCGAAGCCAGCGCCAAAGAGGTCAACAATGGCTCGCGTCTGGTCGGGCAGGCATCCGAAAAGCTGCTGGCCATTCTGGCCGGAGCGCAGGAAAGCTCGGTGCTGATCGATTCCATCGCGCAGGCCAATCGCGAACAGTCCTCGGCGCTCGAAGAGGTGACGGTTGCCGTCCGGCTGATGGACGAAATGACCCAGCACAATGCGGCGCTGGTCGAAGAAACCAATGCCGCCATCGAGCAAACCGAGTCCCAGGCCAGTGAGCTCGATGGCATCGTCGATATCTTCCGCATCGAAGTTGGCGCCGCCGAAGTAGCACCAGCCTTTGCGCCACGCCGCCGCACGATGCCAATCCCGACCCGAACATTGGGTAATACTGCCATCTCGCCCGACTGGAGTGAGTTCTAG
- a CDS encoding methyl-accepting chemotaxis protein: MRRFFAVFGNIKMTTAISALVLVCIISSIAAMSGAIYFTLYPQSIADSRAQQESNLAAASTILERNISGSVLGWTDGTIRAYLSWSPPQFYDNKIIDSVTRVTKQDASVYVLDAETKVLAVKTTSLLNEDGERAMDLTLQAANPAYVSIMAGEPFYDQLPMNGTKYFGAFLPMKDMDGAVTGAIFVGTPMANVEATAHGVLGLILLVGGVVTVVLGLIGFLLSRVITAPIPRLAKSMQAIASNDYETVVPYIGLGNEVGGMARAVEVFRENGLRVSHMTEAEAARIIADAEKRKQMMGELRAAFGEVVDAAIAGDFTGQVAATFPDDELNGLASSINNLVSNFHRGMTEVGEVLCNIASTNLTVRVEGDYEGAFAILKRDVNAVADKLTEVVGQLRHASGSLKSATSEMLTGANDLSERTNRQAATIEETAAAMEQLSATVQKNAQSARQASVNAGDVTRTAEEGGQVMDEATAAMERITQSSSKISNIIGMIDDIAFQTNLLALNASVEAARAGEAGRGFAVVAVEVRRLAQSAAKASSEVKELIEQSSDEVKSGSKLVGQAGGKLKVMLDAARGNLGLLESIAVESREQVSAIDEVSAAVRLMDEMTQHNSALVEETNAAIEQTEAQAVELDRIVEVFQIAGARYTVAQAAPTALTGARGLQDRLAHASSRIVNRGSSALAPDWSEF; the protein is encoded by the coding sequence ATGCGCAGGTTTTTTGCGGTCTTCGGCAATATCAAAATGACGACCGCGATTTCGGCGCTGGTCCTTGTCTGCATTATCAGCTCGATCGCCGCCATGTCCGGCGCGATCTATTTCACGCTCTACCCCCAATCGATTGCCGATAGCCGCGCGCAGCAGGAATCAAACCTTGCTGCCGCATCGACCATCCTGGAGCGCAATATATCTGGCTCGGTGTTGGGTTGGACCGATGGCACGATCCGGGCCTATCTCAGCTGGTCGCCGCCGCAGTTTTACGACAACAAGATCATCGACTCGGTGACCCGCGTCACCAAGCAGGATGCTTCGGTCTATGTGCTGGATGCCGAAACCAAGGTTCTCGCAGTCAAGACGACCAGCCTGCTCAACGAAGACGGTGAGCGCGCCATGGACTTAACGCTCCAGGCGGCCAACCCAGCCTATGTGTCGATCATGGCGGGCGAGCCGTTCTACGACCAGTTGCCGATGAATGGCACCAAATACTTCGGCGCCTTCCTGCCGATGAAGGACATGGATGGCGCGGTTACCGGCGCGATCTTTGTCGGCACACCCATGGCCAATGTGGAGGCGACGGCGCATGGCGTGCTCGGGCTGATCCTGCTCGTTGGCGGCGTCGTGACTGTGGTGCTGGGCCTGATCGGCTTCCTGTTATCGCGGGTTATCACCGCGCCCATTCCGCGCCTCGCCAAATCGATGCAGGCGATTGCCAGCAATGACTACGAGACCGTGGTGCCCTATATTGGCCTCGGCAATGAAGTGGGTGGCATGGCGCGTGCCGTGGAAGTGTTCCGCGAAAACGGTCTGCGCGTCAGCCATATGACCGAAGCCGAAGCCGCACGGATCATTGCCGACGCAGAAAAGCGCAAGCAGATGATGGGCGAGTTGCGCGCAGCCTTTGGCGAGGTGGTCGATGCGGCCATTGCCGGCGATTTCACCGGGCAGGTTGCGGCAACATTTCCCGACGATGAACTCAATGGCCTTGCCAGCAGCATCAACAATCTCGTTTCGAACTTCCATCGCGGCATGACGGAAGTTGGCGAGGTGCTGTGCAATATCGCCAGCACCAATCTGACGGTGCGCGTCGAGGGCGATTATGAGGGTGCGTTTGCCATCCTCAAGCGGGATGTCAACGCGGTGGCCGACAAGCTGACCGAAGTGGTCGGCCAGCTGCGTCACGCCTCGGGGTCGCTCAAATCGGCCACCAGCGAAATGCTGACCGGCGCCAATGACCTCAGCGAACGCACCAATCGGCAGGCCGCGACTATCGAGGAAACGGCCGCCGCCATGGAGCAGCTGTCTGCGACGGTGCAGAAAAACGCACAGAGCGCCCGCCAGGCCAGCGTCAATGCAGGCGATGTGACGCGCACCGCCGAAGAGGGCGGGCAGGTGATGGATGAAGCGACCGCCGCCATGGAGCGGATCACGCAATCCTCGTCCAAGATTTCCAACATTATCGGCATGATCGATGACATCGCCTTCCAGACCAATCTTTTGGCCCTGAACGCCTCGGTCGAAGCGGCCCGGGCCGGTGAAGCTGGCCGGGGCTTTGCCGTCGTCGCCGTCGAAGTGCGGCGGCTGGCGCAATCTGCGGCCAAGGCGTCGAGCGAAGTCAAAGAGCTGATCGAACAATCGAGCGATGAGGTCAAGTCGGGCTCAAAGCTGGTCGGTCAGGCTGGCGGCAAGCTCAAGGTGATGCTCGATGCGGCGCGCGGCAATCTGGGGCTGCTCGAATCCATCGCTGTCGAAAGCCGCGAGCAAGTGTCGGCCATTGACGAGGTTTCGGCTGCCGTACGCCTGATGGATGAGATGACACAGCACAATTCGGCCTTGGTCGAGGAAACCAATGCCGCGATCGAGCAGACTGAGGCGCAGGCTGTGGAGCTGGATCGGATCGTTGAAGTGTTCCAGATCGCGGGCGCGCGATATACTGTAGCGCAAGCCGCGCCTACTGCTTTGACCGGCGCGCGTGGCCTTCAGGATCGACTGGCCCATGCCTCGTCGCGCATAGTCAATCGCGGTTCCAGCGCACTGGCGCCCGACTGGAGCGAATTCTAG
- a CDS encoding chemotaxis response regulator protein-glutamate methylesterase has product MSIKVLVVDDSALIREVLTRMLMRDNDIDVVGTATDPIEAREKIKALNPDVVTLDIEMPNMNGLQFLDRLMRLRPTPVVMVSTLTTRGASETLLALELGAVDFVAKPSADFSGGIEAFGANLRDKIRAAAKSDVRGRSASRADAPKVAVKTAAAPVGSVIAIGASTGGVEAIRMVLSTMPVDCPPIVIAQHMPAGFTSRFAARLNELSIITVVEAEDRMPLLPGHAYVAPGDYHLRVERSLGQLKTRLGQEDPMSGHRPSVDVLFGSVAKTVGPLAVGAILTGMGRDGARGLKLMRDAGAYTVGQSQASSLVYGMPRVAFEEGAVVEQAPIEAVASRLAMALGRLKSAA; this is encoded by the coding sequence ATGAGCATCAAGGTCCTGGTTGTTGATGACTCGGCACTGATCCGAGAAGTGCTGACCCGCATGCTGATGCGCGACAACGATATCGACGTTGTCGGCACGGCGACCGACCCCATTGAGGCGCGCGAAAAGATCAAAGCGCTCAATCCCGATGTGGTAACGCTCGATATCGAAATGCCCAATATGAACGGGCTGCAGTTTCTCGATCGGCTGATGCGCCTGCGGCCGACACCAGTGGTGATGGTCTCGACGCTGACCACGCGCGGCGCCAGCGAAACCCTTCTGGCGCTCGAACTGGGCGCGGTCGATTTCGTCGCCAAGCCAAGCGCCGATTTCTCCGGTGGCATCGAGGCGTTCGGGGCCAATCTGCGCGACAAGATCCGCGCTGCGGCCAAGTCCGACGTCCGCGGGCGTTCGGCCAGTCGTGCCGACGCACCCAAGGTTGCGGTCAAAACCGCCGCTGCCCCTGTCGGGTCGGTCATTGCCATCGGCGCATCGACGGGTGGCGTTGAAGCCATCCGCATGGTGCTCAGCACCATGCCGGTCGATTGCCCGCCAATCGTTATTGCACAGCACATGCCGGCCGGCTTCACCAGCCGGTTTGCCGCACGGCTCAATGAACTCTCGATCATCACCGTGGTCGAGGCCGAAGATCGGATGCCGCTGCTGCCGGGCCACGCCTATGTTGCCCCCGGTGACTATCACCTGCGGGTCGAGCGTAGTCTTGGTCAGCTCAAGACCCGGCTTGGACAGGAAGACCCGATGAGCGGGCACCGCCCGAGCGTTGACGTGCTGTTCGGCTCCGTCGCCAAAACAGTCGGGCCGCTGGCGGTGGGGGCGATCCTCACCGGCATGGGGCGTGACGGCGCGCGCGGGCTCAAGCTGATGCGCGATGCTGGCGCTTATACGGTAGGCCAGAGCCAGGCGTCGTCGTTGGTTTATGGCATGCCCCGGGTGGCCTTCGAGGAGGGCGCAGTGGTCGAGCAGGCGCCCATCGAAGCCGTCGCTTCACGACTGGCCATGGCACTGGGACGGCTCAAATCGGCAGCGTAA
- a CDS encoding response regulator, with amino-acid sequence MPKASAVSVLIVDDQQSMRGICKYILTQLGFKDIIEAKSGRDALGKLEKSNVDLIISDWNMEDIDGLTLLKVVRKHPRTQAMPFIMATGRSDKEQVKEAISFGVNNYIIKPFDASTMKKRIEAVIGALS; translated from the coding sequence ATGCCGAAAGCCAGCGCTGTCAGCGTCCTGATCGTCGATGACCAGCAGTCCATGCGCGGCATTTGTAAGTATATCCTGACCCAGTTGGGATTCAAGGATATCATCGAAGCCAAAAGCGGTCGCGATGCTTTGGGTAAGCTTGAAAAATCCAATGTCGACCTGATCATTTCCGACTGGAACATGGAAGACATCGACGGTCTTACTTTGCTCAAGGTCGTCCGCAAGCATCCGCGCACGCAGGCCATGCCATTCATCATGGCGACCGGCCGTTCCGACAAGGAACAGGTCAAGGAAGCAATTTCTTTCGGTGTGAACAACTATATCATTAAGCCGTTCGATGCTTCGACCATGAAAAAGCGCATCGAAGCCGTTATCGGCGCGCTGAGCTGA
- a CDS encoding methylglyoxal synthase, with the protein MAHIGLVAHDEKKDDLCVWAAHHKEKLSQHELWATGTTGGRLMAATGLPVTLLKSGPLGGDQQLGAMIAEGKLDMLIFFIDPLSAQPHDVDVKALTRLATLYDVPLANNKSTADAVLAYL; encoded by the coding sequence ATGGCGCATATCGGCCTCGTGGCACATGACGAAAAGAAAGACGATCTGTGCGTCTGGGCGGCTCACCACAAGGAAAAGTTGAGCCAGCACGAGCTTTGGGCCACTGGCACGACGGGCGGGCGCCTCATGGCGGCGACGGGCCTGCCGGTAACGCTCCTCAAGAGCGGTCCCTTGGGCGGCGATCAGCAACTTGGCGCGATGATTGCCGAGGGCAAGCTCGACATGCTGATTTTCTTTATTGATCCATTGTCGGCGCAGCCCCATGACGTAGACGTAAAGGCGTTGACGCGGCTCGCTACATTGTACGATGTGCCCCTCGCCAACAATAAATCCACAGCAGATGCAGTGCTCGCCTATCTCTGA
- a CDS encoding protein-glutamate O-methyltransferase, translated as MEYGEISLSDREFTRIKDRVYSVAGIALSDAKRTLVVSRLSKIVRALGLPSFNDYLDFLERGGSVGDGQDFINALTTNLTRFYREDHHFEHLRTYVGTLVAQKPRGSRLRIWSAGCSTGQEPYTIGMHLLAAYPELKRWDFKILATDIDTNVIAKAARGIYPENELNGLNPERARQLENVGDGTIRVPAEVQALISFKPLNLIGPWPMKGPFDAIFCRNVAIYFDKQTQGEMFGRFGKLLPSDAFLYIGHSENLGTGGDGFTLVGKTIYQARAKVQKRDAA; from the coding sequence ATGGAATACGGGGAAATTTCTCTTAGCGACCGCGAGTTCACCCGCATCAAGGATCGGGTCTATTCGGTGGCCGGCATTGCGCTCAGCGATGCCAAGCGCACGTTGGTCGTGTCGCGCCTGTCCAAGATCGTGCGGGCGCTGGGGCTGCCAAGCTTTAACGACTATCTCGATTTCCTCGAGCGCGGTGGCAGCGTTGGCGACGGCCAGGATTTCATCAACGCACTGACCACCAATCTCACCCGGTTTTACCGGGAAGATCACCATTTCGAACATCTGCGGACCTATGTCGGCACGCTGGTCGCGCAAAAGCCGCGCGGCAGCCGCCTGCGCATCTGGTCGGCCGGCTGCTCGACAGGGCAGGAGCCCTATACGATCGGCATGCACCTGCTGGCCGCCTATCCCGAGCTCAAGCGCTGGGATTTCAAAATCCTGGCCACCGACATCGACACCAATGTCATCGCCAAGGCAGCGCGCGGCATCTATCCAGAGAACGAGCTGAACGGGCTCAATCCCGAGCGCGCCCGGCAGCTGGAAAATGTCGGTGACGGCACCATCCGTGTCCCTGCGGAGGTTCAGGCTCTGATATCGTTCAAGCCGCTGAACCTGATTGGCCCCTGGCCGATGAAGGGGCCGTTTGACGCCATCTTTTGCCGCAACGTCGCGATCTATTTTGACAAGCAGACGCAGGGCGAGATGTTCGGCCGCTTCGGCAAGTTGCTGCCGTCCGACGCCTTCTTGTATATCGGTCATTCGGAAAATCTGGGGACAGGGGGCGATGGCTTTACCCTTGTCGGCAAGACCATCTACCAAGCCCGCGCCAAAGTGCAAAAACGAGACGCAGCATGA
- a CDS encoding methyl-accepting chemotaxis protein, with product MLRDLKLASKLPTLVVAIALVTGASLAFVAYYASNVIVTEQAEQRLKAAAANAKTSLEAYLDETAEDLTLFAGRSEIASSIDLFAGARRSLNGQGDPVELLQNAYITQSSLPAGERLSIDSSDQVPIYDLHHRNLHPDFRELLVKREYSDVLLFDTYFNNVYSVQKGADFGTNFAEGGGPWASSDLGRVVRAAMAGAEGEVFLSDFAPYGPNGGAPASFIAAPVFEQNFLIGVIAFHIPAEKIGTVLQRTQGLGDSGEVYLIGNDGLARNDSAGTVENDVLTLSLTGAAVSTALAGAPGLGPLAHHDGSTYIAATEPLMFGGVNWAVVAQESETEISAPSIGLRNTMLMIGALLLALAAITSVLIARTITRPISRLTDAMADIAADKLDVVVPGLDRGDELGDMADAVEVFRSNGLSMRDLRAAELDMSEERAEQVSVIRGLQQDIGAVVASAIDGDFSGRVGTDLNDPELRQLAQNVNDLVETVDRGLTETGSVLASLARADLSQRMVGNYKGAFSRLKADTNGVAEHLGQIVSQLRDTSGALKQATGEILSGANDLSERTTRQAATIEETSAAIEQLSHTVVDNAAQAEKASVKARAVSTEAEASGAVMGQATQAMQRITQSSAKISDIIRLIDDIAFQTNLLALNASVEAARAGDAGKGFAVVAVEVRRLAQSAANASSDIKVLIEQSATEVRGGTELVANAAERLVGVQDAIRTNASLLDGIARASREQAASIDAVNLAVRQLDEMTQHNAALVEETNAAIAQTEAQASDLDRVIGSFTLAEHEQVAPETGARGVLDSLKAVAGSYFGRARAG from the coding sequence ATGCTCAGAGATCTAAAACTTGCATCCAAGCTCCCGACCCTGGTGGTCGCGATTGCGCTTGTGACCGGCGCCAGCCTGGCTTTCGTCGCCTATTATGCCAGCAATGTCATCGTCACCGAGCAGGCCGAGCAGCGCCTTAAGGCCGCCGCCGCCAATGCAAAAACCTCGCTTGAGGCCTATCTCGATGAGACGGCGGAAGACCTGACGCTATTTGCCGGTCGCTCGGAAATCGCCTCGAGTATTGATCTGTTTGCCGGTGCGCGGCGCTCGCTGAACGGGCAGGGTGATCCAGTCGAACTGCTGCAGAACGCCTATATCACCCAGAGCAGCCTGCCGGCTGGCGAACGCCTCAGCATCGATAGCTCGGACCAGGTGCCGATCTACGACCTGCATCACCGCAACCTGCACCCCGATTTCCGCGAGCTTCTCGTCAAACGCGAATATTCGGACGTGCTGCTGTTCGATACCTATTTCAACAATGTTTATTCGGTGCAGAAAGGGGCCGATTTCGGCACCAATTTCGCCGAGGGTGGCGGCCCCTGGGCGTCGAGCGATCTCGGTCGTGTTGTCCGCGCGGCCATGGCTGGCGCGGAAGGCGAGGTTTTCCTCTCCGACTTCGCGCCTTATGGTCCCAATGGCGGTGCACCGGCCAGCTTCATAGCAGCGCCAGTATTCGAGCAGAACTTCCTGATCGGCGTCATCGCCTTTCACATTCCGGCCGAAAAGATTGGCACCGTGCTGCAGCGTACGCAGGGCCTTGGGGATAGCGGCGAAGTCTATCTGATCGGCAATGATGGTCTGGCGCGCAATGACTCTGCCGGGACAGTTGAGAACGATGTTCTGACGTTGTCGCTGACCGGTGCTGCCGTCAGCACTGCTTTGGCGGGTGCGCCGGGCCTCGGCCCGCTCGCGCATCACGATGGTTCGACCTATATCGCTGCCACAGAGCCGCTGATGTTTGGCGGCGTCAACTGGGCTGTCGTGGCGCAGGAGAGCGAAACCGAGATCTCGGCGCCTTCGATTGGCCTGCGCAACACCATGCTGATGATCGGCGCGCTGCTGCTGGCGCTTGCGGCCATCACCAGTGTCTTGATTGCCCGCACCATTACCCGGCCGATTTCGCGCCTCACCGATGCCATGGCCGATATCGCGGCCGACAAGCTCGATGTTGTCGTGCCCGGCCTAGACCGTGGCGACGAGCTTGGCGACATGGCCGATGCGGTGGAAGTGTTCCGCAGCAATGGCCTCAGCATGCGCGATCTGCGCGCGGCCGAGCTTGATATGAGCGAAGAACGCGCCGAGCAAGTCAGCGTCATTCGCGGGCTGCAGCAGGATATCGGCGCGGTTGTCGCTTCGGCCATCGACGGCGATTTCTCCGGTCGCGTCGGCACCGATCTCAATGATCCCGAACTGCGTCAGCTGGCGCAGAACGTCAATGATCTGGTCGAAACGGTCGATCGTGGCCTGACCGAAACCGGCAGCGTCCTGGCGTCTCTGGCCCGTGCCGATCTCAGCCAGCGCATGGTGGGCAACTACAAGGGCGCCTTCAGTCGCCTCAAGGCCGATACTAATGGCGTTGCCGAGCATCTGGGACAGATCGTCAGCCAGCTGCGCGACACATCGGGTGCGCTCAAGCAAGCCACCGGCGAAATCCTGTCAGGCGCCAATGATTTGTCCGAGCGCACGACGCGGCAGGCGGCGACCATCGAAGAAACCAGCGCGGCCATCGAGCAGCTCAGCCACACAGTGGTCGACAATGCCGCCCAGGCCGAAAAGGCCAGCGTCAAGGCGCGTGCCGTGTCGACCGAAGCTGAAGCCAGTGGCGCGGTGATGGGGCAGGCCACGCAGGCCATGCAGCGCATTACCCAGTCGTCGGCCAAGATTTCCGACATCATCCGCCTGATCGACGATATCGCCTTCCAGACCAACCTTTTGGCGCTGAACGCGTCGGTCGAAGCCGCGCGGGCCGGCGATGCCGGCAAGGGCTTTGCGGTTGTGGCGGTTGAAGTGCGGCGTCTGGCGCAGTCGGCGGCAAATGCGTCGTCCGACATCAAGGTGCTGATCGAACAGAGCGCCACCGAAGTGCGCGGCGGCACCGAACTGGTCGCCAATGCTGCCGAGCGCCTGGTTGGCGTGCAGGATGCCATCCGCACCAATGCGTCGCTGCTGGACGGTATTGCCCGCGCCAGCCGCGAACAGGCGGCCTCGATTGATGCCGTCAACCTTGCGGTGCGCCAGCTCGATGAGATGACGCAGCACAATGCGGCGCTGGTCGAAGAAACCAATGCCGCCATCGCCCAGACAGAGGCACAGGCCAGCGATCTGGATCGGGTGATCGGCAGTTTCACCTTAGCCGAGCATGAACAGGTCGCGCCAGAAACCGGCGCGCGGGGAGTGCTCGACAGCCTCAAAGCGGTCGCCGGAAGCTACTTCGGTAGGGCTCGGGCCGGATAG